One window from the genome of Rhodopseudomonas sp. P2A-2r encodes:
- a CDS encoding response regulator: protein MMLNLAAKRTPQPSDDAPHLLLVDDDRRIRDLLSRFLAGEGYRVTTAASAKDARAKLLGLNFDMLILDVMMPGETGFELARFIRTSSAVPIIMLTARHEAEARIEGLQIGADDYVAKPFEPRELVLRIGNILKRSAPAPVERLESIAFGPYIYHLERGELRHGEEIVHLTDREREMLRVLAAAPGETVPRGALTGGDGTVNERAVDVQINRLRRKIELDPANPLFLQAVRGIGYRLVAAP, encoded by the coding sequence ATGATGCTGAACCTCGCTGCCAAACGAACGCCGCAGCCGTCGGACGACGCGCCGCACCTGCTGCTGGTCGACGATGACCGGCGTATCCGCGACTTGCTGTCGCGCTTCCTGGCCGGCGAGGGCTATCGCGTCACGACCGCCGCGAGCGCCAAGGATGCCCGCGCCAAGCTGCTCGGGCTGAACTTCGACATGCTGATCCTCGACGTGATGATGCCCGGCGAGACCGGCTTCGAACTGGCGCGCTTCATCCGCACCTCGTCGGCCGTGCCGATCATCATGCTCACCGCACGCCACGAGGCTGAGGCGCGCATTGAGGGCCTGCAAATCGGCGCCGACGACTATGTCGCAAAGCCGTTCGAGCCGCGCGAACTGGTGCTGCGCATCGGCAATATCCTCAAGCGCAGCGCCCCGGCGCCGGTCGAGCGGCTGGAGTCGATCGCCTTCGGGCCGTACATCTATCACCTGGAGCGCGGCGAGCTGCGCCACGGCGAGGAGATCGTTCATCTCACCGACCGCGAGCGCGAGATGCTGCGCGTGCTGGCCGCCGCGCCCGGCGAGACCGTGCCGCGGGGCGCGCTGACCGGCGGCGACGGCACCGTCAACGAGCGCGCGGTGGACGTGCAGATCAACCGGCTGCGCCGCAAGATCGAGCTCGATCCCGCCAATCCGCTGTTCCTGCAGGCGGTGCGCGGCATCGGCTATCGCCTGGTCGCGGCGCCGTGA
- a CDS encoding MarR family winged helix-turn-helix transcriptional regulator, which yields MPDINFKNAASRSPDAVAGGPSPDGAPKPRWDVIELLFFAYRDFVGDPDHVLDAFGFGRAHHRVVHFVYRYPGLKVADLLDVLRITKQSLGRVLKQLLDEGYIVQKAGAADRRQRLLFATAKGEALVAQLAGLQTDRITRALRDFKPAEVEAVNRFLIGMIDRGDPDKVLQGILGAGPERTAG from the coding sequence ATGCCTGACATAAATTTCAAGAACGCCGCTTCACGATCGCCTGACGCGGTCGCTGGCGGGCCGTCCCCGGATGGGGCGCCGAAACCGCGCTGGGACGTCATCGAGCTGTTGTTCTTCGCCTATCGCGACTTCGTCGGCGATCCCGATCACGTGCTGGATGCCTTCGGCTTCGGCCGGGCGCATCACCGCGTGGTCCATTTCGTCTACCGCTATCCCGGGCTGAAAGTGGCCGACCTGCTCGACGTGCTGCGCATCACCAAGCAGTCGCTGGGCCGGGTTCTGAAGCAATTGCTCGACGAAGGGTATATCGTCCAGAAGGCCGGCGCCGCCGACCGGCGGCAGCGTCTTCTTTTCGCCACCGCCAAGGGCGAAGCGCTGGTGGCGCAACTGGCAGGCCTGCAGACCGATCGCATCACGCGGGCGCTGCGGGACTTCAAGCCGGCGGAGGTCGAGGCGGTGAACCGCTTTCTGATCGGAATGATTGATCGCGGCGATCCCGACAAGGTGCTGCAGGGCATCCTCGGGGCCGGGCCCGAACGAACCGCGGGATAG
- a CDS encoding branched-chain amino acid aminotransferase has product MGISFDKIDGAALLKFDVQPEANPVTEEHRAAKLVNPGFGRVFTEHMAIVRYNEVEGWHGARIGSRASFPLDPATAVLHYAQEIFEGLKAYRRDDGGVNLFRPDANARRFRNSAERMAMAPLPEPTFVEAVEQLVRIDSAWIPGGEGSLYLRPFMIASEIFLGVKPSAEYIFAVIASPVGSYFKGGPAPVSIWVSENYTRASVGGTGAVKCGGNYAASLRAQAEAIDHGCDQVVFLDALERRYIEELGGMNVFFVFDDGSLSTPPLGTILPGITRDSIIALARDAGRTVREEAYTIQQWRADAASGKLKEAFACGTAAVISPIGTVRSASGDFTINGGVAGEVAMGLRKQLVDIQYGRAPDPHNWIRKVI; this is encoded by the coding sequence ATGGGAATTTCGTTCGACAAAATCGATGGCGCGGCCTTGCTGAAGTTCGACGTTCAGCCCGAAGCAAATCCGGTGACCGAAGAGCATCGCGCGGCAAAGCTGGTGAACCCCGGCTTCGGCCGGGTCTTCACCGAACACATGGCGATCGTCCGCTACAACGAGGTGGAAGGCTGGCATGGCGCGCGCATCGGGTCCCGCGCCAGTTTCCCGCTCGACCCGGCCACCGCCGTTCTGCACTACGCGCAGGAGATTTTCGAAGGCCTGAAGGCCTACCGGCGCGACGACGGCGGCGTGAACCTGTTCCGCCCCGACGCCAATGCCCGGCGTTTCAGGAACTCGGCCGAGCGCATGGCGATGGCGCCGCTGCCCGAACCGACCTTCGTCGAAGCCGTCGAGCAACTCGTGCGCATCGACAGCGCCTGGATTCCAGGTGGCGAAGGCAGCCTCTATCTGCGGCCGTTCATGATCGCCAGCGAGATCTTCCTCGGTGTGAAGCCCTCGGCGGAGTACATCTTCGCCGTCATCGCCTCCCCGGTCGGCTCCTATTTCAAGGGCGGCCCGGCGCCGGTGTCGATCTGGGTGTCGGAGAACTACACGCGCGCCTCGGTCGGCGGCACCGGCGCCGTCAAGTGCGGCGGTAATTACGCCGCGAGCCTGCGCGCGCAGGCCGAAGCCATCGATCACGGCTGCGACCAGGTGGTTTTCCTCGATGCGCTGGAGCGCCGCTACATCGAGGAGCTCGGCGGCATGAACGTGTTCTTCGTGTTCGACGACGGCTCGCTCTCGACGCCGCCGCTCGGCACCATCCTGCCCGGCATCACCCGCGATTCGATCATCGCGCTGGCGCGCGACGCGGGCCGGACGGTGCGCGAGGAGGCCTACACGATCCAGCAGTGGCGCGCCGATGCCGCCAGCGGCAAGTTGAAAGAGGCGTTCGCCTGCGGCACCGCCGCGGTGATCTCGCCGATCGGCACGGTGCGCTCCGCGAGCGGCGACTTCACCATCAACGGCGGCGTCGCCGGCGAGGTCGCGATGGGCCTGCGCAAGCAGCTGGTCGATATCCAGTACGGCCGCGCGCCCGACCCGCATAACTGGATCCGCAAGGTGATCTGA
- a CDS encoding MATE family efflux transporter: MLSTDKSQAFTRAAWLGEFRAMLALGWPLVLTNLAQIALTTTDVLVLGRLGASALAAAALGVNLYLAILIFAIGLITATSPMMADAVGRKLHVVRDIRRTFRQGLWSAVIISVPAWIVLWHTEQVLLLFGQEPQAAADAQTFVRLLQWGFLPTLGFIALRSFVAALQRPTWALVVTAVTIAFNIVANWVLVFGHLGLPALGLRGSGLATTLSNLFLFVAFAVVVSFNSRFRRYHLFGRWWRADWPRFLKLWRLGLPIGATMAFEITVFNAAVFLMGQFGTAAIAAHTIAIQIASVTFMVPMGLSQAATVRVGRAHGAGDRDGVTRAGWTAFALAIVFMASMSALMILAPRTLIGAFIDTGDAANAAVVNFAVSFLFCAAVFQIADGAQSVGAGMLRGLQDTRMPMLFALLGYWGFGMSLSLLFAFQLGFGGVGIWIGLAAGLVVVAIMMIRRWTQRARLGLVGV, encoded by the coding sequence ATGTTGAGCACGGATAAATCCCAAGCTTTTACGCGCGCGGCCTGGCTCGGCGAGTTCCGCGCGATGCTGGCGCTCGGCTGGCCGTTGGTGCTGACGAATCTGGCGCAGATCGCGCTGACCACCACCGACGTGCTGGTGCTGGGCCGGCTGGGCGCCTCGGCCTTGGCGGCCGCGGCGCTCGGCGTGAACCTGTATCTGGCGATCCTGATCTTCGCCATCGGCCTCATCACCGCGACGTCGCCGATGATGGCGGACGCCGTGGGCCGCAAGCTGCATGTGGTGCGCGATATCCGGCGCACGTTCCGGCAGGGTCTGTGGTCGGCCGTCATCATTTCGGTGCCGGCGTGGATCGTGCTGTGGCACACGGAACAGGTTCTGCTGCTGTTCGGCCAGGAGCCGCAGGCGGCGGCCGACGCGCAGACCTTCGTGCGCCTGCTGCAATGGGGCTTTCTGCCGACACTTGGGTTCATTGCGCTGCGCTCTTTCGTGGCAGCGCTGCAGCGGCCGACGTGGGCACTGGTGGTGACCGCCGTCACCATTGCCTTCAACATTGTCGCGAACTGGGTTCTGGTGTTCGGTCATCTCGGCTTGCCGGCGCTGGGGCTTCGCGGCTCCGGCCTCGCCACCACGCTGTCGAACCTGTTTCTGTTCGTCGCCTTCGCGGTGGTGGTCAGCTTCAACAGCAGATTCCGCCGCTACCATCTGTTCGGGCGCTGGTGGCGCGCCGACTGGCCGCGCTTCCTGAAACTGTGGCGGCTCGGCCTGCCGATCGGCGCGACCATGGCGTTCGAGATCACGGTGTTCAATGCCGCGGTGTTCCTGATGGGCCAGTTCGGCACTGCAGCGATCGCTGCGCATACCATCGCGATCCAGATCGCTTCGGTCACCTTCATGGTGCCCATGGGCCTGAGCCAGGCGGCCACGGTGCGGGTCGGCCGCGCCCACGGCGCCGGCGACCGCGATGGCGTCACGCGCGCCGGCTGGACCGCCTTCGCGCTTGCCATTGTCTTCATGGCCTCCATGAGCGCGCTGATGATCCTGGCGCCGCGGACGCTGATCGGCGCCTTCATCGACACGGGCGACGCCGCAAACGCTGCCGTCGTCAATTTCGCGGTGTCGTTCCTGTTTTGCGCCGCCGTGTTCCAGATCGCCGACGGCGCGCAGTCGGTCGGCGCCGGCATGCTGCGCGGCCTGCAGGATACCAGGATGCCGATGCTGTTCGCGCTGCTCGGCTATTGGGGATTCGGCATGTCGCTCAGCCTGCTGTTCGCCTTCCAGCTCGGCTTCGGCGGCGTCGGCATCTGGATCGGGCTGGCCGCCGGGCTCGTCGTGGTCGCGATCATGATGATCAGGCGATGGACGCAGCGGGCGCGGCTCGGGCTGGTGGGAGTGTAG